A region of Carassius auratus strain Wakin chromosome 41, ASM336829v1, whole genome shotgun sequence DNA encodes the following proteins:
- the LOC113059307 gene encoding protein C8orf37 homolog isoform X2, with amino-acid sequence MADDLDDLLDEVESKFCSSKSASKQSTCAFKQTNQKCANPEDKKQSRACNHLRCTSCDFSVIKFENHEWDSSCDFIFQE; translated from the exons ATGGCGGATGATTTGGATGATTTACTTGATGAAGTCGAATCAAAGTTTTGTAGCAGCAAGTCTGCATCCAAACAATCAACTTGCGCCTTTAAACAAACGAACCAAAAATGTGCTAACCCGGAGGACAAGAAACAGTCAAG GGCCTGCAACCATTTAAGATGCACGTCTTGCGATTTCAGTGTAATTAAGTTTGAGAATCACGAGTGGGACTCTTCCTGTGACTTTATTTTTCAG GAATAA
- the LOC113059307 gene encoding protein C8orf37 homolog isoform X1 — translation MADDLDDLLDEVESKFCSSKSASKQSTCAFKQTNQKCANPEDKKQSRKQHDSDDIDAMLQKILDKDYQPISTHASQITGQNLFSNNVQEMLSSVSWWKLCTSRCWNQRFSKMKTNLESILPGACNHLRCTSCDFSVIKFENHEWDSSCDFIFQE, via the exons ATGGCGGATGATTTGGATGATTTACTTGATGAAGTCGAATCAAAGTTTTGTAGCAGCAAGTCTGCATCCAAACAATCAACTTGCGCCTTTAAACAAACGAACCAAAAATGTGCTAACCCGGAGGACAAGAAACAGTCAAG AAAACAACATGACAGTGATGATATTGACGCTATGCTGCAAAAAATACTGGATAAGGATTATCAACCCATCAGCACTCATGCAAGTCAAATAACTGGACAAAACCTGTTCTCAAACAATGTCCAAGAA ATGCTTTCCAGTGTTTCTTGGTGGAAGCTCTGTACCTCACGGTGTTGGAACCAGCGTTTCTCAAAGATGAAAACTAATTTAGAATCGATCTTGCCTGG GGCCTGCAACCATTTAAGATGCACGTCTTGCGATTTCAGTGTAATTAAGTTTGAGAATCACGAGTGGGACTCTTCCTGTGACTTTATTTTTCAG GAATAA
- the LOC113059308 gene encoding R-spondin-3-like: MQLQLISIVLILHCMEYTNCQHQDSRHRLNKQGSGVSSQGCQGGCQTCSVYNGCLTCKPKLFIHLERDGMRQIGVCLPSCPNGFYGTRSPDRNDCIKCGSECESCFNRHFCLHCRAGSYLHKGKCMESCPDGLMPSETKKECVPACPADCDSCDSDTCTRCAPGHYLLHGQCYPVCPDDFEPNNLNECIPTVHCDVGEWSEWGPCSRSGKTCGFKRGEETRTRKVLQNPSPMGSPCPMTSDKRECFVKRKRCKPKGQRRREKKKHLNLQDKDNGEARRERKREREKETIDREASESRNKTEHRRRRDQSRDAGTV; this comes from the exons ATGCAATTACAATTGATCTCCATAGTTTTGATCTTGCATTGTATGGAATACACAAACTGTCAGCATCAAGACTCCAGGCACCGGCTAAACAAAC AGGGTTCAGGGGTGAGCTCCCAGGGATGCCAGGGAGGCTGTCAGACCTGCTCGGTTTACAATGGCTGTCTGACCTGCAAACCCAAGCTTTTTATTCACCTTGAGAGGGACGGGATGAGGCAGATTGGAGTGTGCCTGCCCTCCTGCCCTAATGGTTTCTACGGCACCCGTTCCCCTGACCGGAACGACTGCATAA AGTGTGGGTCAGAGTGCGAATCGTGCTTTAACAGGCACTTCTGTCTGCACTGCAGAGCGGGCTCCTATTTGCACAAGGGCAAGTGCATGGAGAGCTGTCCAGATGGGCTGATGCCCAGCGAGACCAAGAAAGAGTGTGTACCTG catgTCCTGCGGACTGCGACTCCTGTGATAGTGATACGTGTACGAGGTGTGCGCCAGGACATTACCTACTACATGGGCAATGTTATCCTGTCTGCCCAGACGATTTTGAGCCCAATAACTTAAATGAGTGCATCCCAACAG TGCACTGTGATGTGGGCGAGTGGAGTGAATGGGGCCCCTGCTCACGCTCAGGTAAAACCTGCGGCTTCAAAAGGGGCGAAGAAACAAGGACCAGGAAGGTCCTACAGAATCCCTCTCCAATGGGAAGCCCGTGCCCTATGACTTCTGATAAGAGGGAATGCTTTGTCAAAAGAAAAAGAT GTAAGCCGAAAGGTCAGCGacggagagagaagaaaaaacacttaaatcTGCAGGATAAAGACAACGGCGAGGCCCGtcgagagaggaagagagaacgAGAGAAGGAGACGATCGACCGAGAGGCTTCAGAAAGCCGGAACAAAACAGAGCACCGTCGCCGGAGGGACCAGAGCAGAGACGCTGGAACAGTATAA